A section of the Apodemus sylvaticus chromosome 10, mApoSyl1.1, whole genome shotgun sequence genome encodes:
- the LOC127695306 gene encoding olfactory receptor 1361-like — protein sequence MDVNNQTAVTEFILLGLTGQSEKEEVVFGMFLWMYLVTISGNLLIILAIICDSHLHTPMYFFLASLSSVDISAPSVVVPKTLVNHVLGSKSISYTGCMIQIYFFIAFSHMDGFLLSVMVYDRYVAICHPLHYTMMMRPRLCALLVAISWTITNLHALLHTVLMVRLTFCSHNAVHHFFCDPYPILKLSCSDTFINELMVFTIGGLIFLTPFTCIIVSYVYIFSKVLKLKSAHGIRKALSTCGSHLTVVSLFYGAILGIYMHPSSTYSIQDTMATVIFTVVTPMVNPFIYSLRNRDIKGALRKIILRS from the coding sequence ATGGATGTGAACAATCAGACAGCGGTCACAGAATTCATCCTCCTGGGACTCACTGGACAGTCAGAGAAAGAAGAGGTTGTGTTTGGGATGTTCTTATGGATGTACTTGGTCACAATTTCTGGGAACCTGCTCATCATCCTGGCCATCATCTGTGACTCTcatctccacacacccatgtacttcttcttGGCCAGCCTCTCCAGTGTTGACATTAGTGCTCCATCTGTCGTTGTCCCAAAGACACTGGTGAATCATGTGTTGGGAAGCAAGTCCATCTCTTACACGGGATGTATGATCCAGATCTATTTCTTCATCGCATTCAGCCACATGGATGGCTTCCTCCTGAGTGTGATGgtctatgaccgctatgtggccatctgtcacCCTCTCCACTACACCATGATGATGAGGCCCAGACTCTGTGCCCTCTTGGTGGCCATATCATGGACCATCACAAACCTGCATGCTCTCTTGCATACTGTCCTCATGGTTCGACTCACCTTCTGTTCTCACAATGCAGTGcaccacttcttctgtgacccCTACCCTATCCTGAAGCTCTCATGTTCTGACACCTTCATTAATGAACTGATGGTCTTCACCATTGGCGGACTGATATTTCTGACTCCATTTACATGCATTATTGTTTCCTATGTCTACATCTTCTCCAAGGTTCTGAAGTTAAAATCTGCCCATGGAATAAGGAAAGCCCTGTCTACATGTGGGTCTCACCTCACTGTGGTCTCTCTCTTCTATGGGGCGATCCTGGGCATCTATATGCACCCTTCATCTACATATTCAATACAGGACACAATGGCCACCGTCATCTTCACAGTGGTGACACCCATGGTCAATCccttcatctacagcctgaggaatcGTGACATTAAAGGAGCCCTGAGGAAGATAATTCTCCGATCTTAG